The following coding sequences are from one Saccopteryx bilineata isolate mSacBil1 chromosome 3, mSacBil1_pri_phased_curated, whole genome shotgun sequence window:
- the ZNF329 gene encoding zinc finger protein 329 isoform X1 has translation MCLEQASPGFRTGGLSIPGRRFIHCATTACDTRPKMTAQNIPKEELLCDVEMEDFAREGPHFSILGDSWDHKNWEGHLKESALAQEKPGGEAICEYPGLGRRLCASVDPPPSRRIPATNGFHMRDPEDRSLDCDSALHSAQKICIAKKTGDNDAFDHSMEVIQQVGRNPVREKPYKYPESVEPFNHFTPLGKQKITKIGKKLYERKDLGDLFTLSSSLTENRRNHPGEKLYKCAECGKCFKRNCSLLLHHRTHTGEKPYPCNECGKSFSKNYNLTVHQRIHTGEKPYTCAKCGKAFSDGSALTQHQRIHTGEKPYECLECGKTFNRNSSLILHQRTHTGEKPYRCNECGKPFTDISHLTVHLRIHTGEKPYECSKCGKAFRDGSYLTQHERAHTGEKPFECVECGKSFNRNSHLIVHQKIHSGEKPYECKECGKTFIESAYLIRHQRIHTGEKPYGCDQCQKLFRNIAGLIRHQRTHTGERPYECNQCGKAFRDSSCLTKHQRIHTKETPYQCPECGKSFKQNSHLAVHQRLHSREGPSQCPQCGKMFRRSSALVRHQRTHPGQQPVEP, from the exons atgtgccttgagcaggcaagcccagggtttcgaaccggcggcctcagcattccaggtcgacgctttatccactgcgccaccacag CTTGTGACACGAGACCGAAAATGACAGCTCAGAACATTCCTAAGGAGGAACTACTCTGTGATGTGGAAATGGAAGACTTTGCGAGAGAGGGTCCCCATTTCTCTATTCTAGGCGACAGTTGGGATCATAAGAACTGGGAAGGACACCTGAAGGAATCAGCTTTAGCTCAGGAAAAGCCAGGCGGGGAAGCAATTTGTGAGTATCCCGGGCTGGGGAGGCGTTTGTGTGCAAGCGTGGACCCTCCACCATCTCGGAGGATTCCTGCAACAAACGGTTTCCATATGCGTGACCCAGAGGATAGAAGCTTGGATTGTGACTCAGCTTTACACAGTGCTCAGAAAATCTGTATAGCTAAGAAAACTGGTGACAATGACGCCTTCGACCATTCCATGGAAGTTATTCAACAAGTTGGAAGAAATCCAGTGAGAGAGAAGCCCTACAAATACCCTGAAAGTGTTGAGCCTTTCAACCACTTTACACCTCTTGGCAAACAAAAAATAACGAAAATAGGGAAGAAACTGTATGAAAGGAAGGACTTGGGGGACCTTTTTACCCTGAGTTCATCTCTTACTGAAAACAGGAGGAATCACCCCGGAGAGAAGCTGTACAAATGTGCTGAATGTGGCAAATGTTTCAAACGGAACTGTTCGCTCCTTTTACATCACCgaactcacactggagagaaaccttacCCCTGTAATGAGTGTGGAAAATCCTTCTCCAAGAACTACAACCTGACTGTTCATCAAAGAatccacacaggagagaagccctacaCATGTGCtaagtgtgggaaagcctttagcGACGGGTCAGCTCTGACACAACACCAGAGAATTCACACGGGTGAGAAACCCTACGAATGTCTCGAGTGTGGGAAAACTTTCAACAGAAACTCATCCCTGATTTTGCATCAAAGAACCCACACGGGGGAGAAACCGTACAGATGTAACGAGTGTGGGAAGCCCTTTACAGACATCTCACACCTCACCGTGCATCTCCGAATTCACACCGGGGAGAAGCCCTACGAATGTAGCAAGTGCGGAAAGGCTTTCCGGGATGGCTCGTACCTCACCCAGCATGAGAGGgctcacactggagagaagccctTTGAATGTGTGGAGTGTGGGAAATCCTTCAATCGTAACTCACATCTCATCGTGCACCAGAAAATCCATTCCGGGGAGAAGCCTTACGAGTGTAAAGAGTGTGGGAAGACTTTCATTGAGAGCGCGTACCTCATCAGGCACCAGAGAATTCACACAGGTGAGAAGCCCTATGGCTGTGACCAGTGTCAGAAACTTTTCAGGAACATTGCTGGTCTCATCCGGCACCAGAGGACTCATACTGGTGAGAGGCCCTACGAATGTAATCAGTGTGGCAAAGCTTTCAGGGACAGCTCCTGTCTTACCAAGCACCAGAGAATTCACACCAAGGAGACCCCGTACCAGTGTCCAGAGTGTGGAAAGTCCTTCAAGCAGAATTCTCACCTCGCAGTCCATCAGAGGCTTCATAGTAGGGAGGGTCCCAGTCAATGTCCTCAGTGTGGGAAAATGTTTAGAAGGAGCTCGGCTCTGGTCCGACATCAAAGAACGCACCCTGGACAGCAACCCGTGGAACCATAA
- the ZNF329 gene encoding zinc finger protein 329 isoform X2 — MTAQNIPKEELLCDVEMEDFAREGPHFSILGDSWDHKNWEGHLKESALAQEKPGGEAICEYPGLGRRLCASVDPPPSRRIPATNGFHMRDPEDRSLDCDSALHSAQKICIAKKTGDNDAFDHSMEVIQQVGRNPVREKPYKYPESVEPFNHFTPLGKQKITKIGKKLYERKDLGDLFTLSSSLTENRRNHPGEKLYKCAECGKCFKRNCSLLLHHRTHTGEKPYPCNECGKSFSKNYNLTVHQRIHTGEKPYTCAKCGKAFSDGSALTQHQRIHTGEKPYECLECGKTFNRNSSLILHQRTHTGEKPYRCNECGKPFTDISHLTVHLRIHTGEKPYECSKCGKAFRDGSYLTQHERAHTGEKPFECVECGKSFNRNSHLIVHQKIHSGEKPYECKECGKTFIESAYLIRHQRIHTGEKPYGCDQCQKLFRNIAGLIRHQRTHTGERPYECNQCGKAFRDSSCLTKHQRIHTKETPYQCPECGKSFKQNSHLAVHQRLHSREGPSQCPQCGKMFRRSSALVRHQRTHPGQQPVEP; from the coding sequence ATGACAGCTCAGAACATTCCTAAGGAGGAACTACTCTGTGATGTGGAAATGGAAGACTTTGCGAGAGAGGGTCCCCATTTCTCTATTCTAGGCGACAGTTGGGATCATAAGAACTGGGAAGGACACCTGAAGGAATCAGCTTTAGCTCAGGAAAAGCCAGGCGGGGAAGCAATTTGTGAGTATCCCGGGCTGGGGAGGCGTTTGTGTGCAAGCGTGGACCCTCCACCATCTCGGAGGATTCCTGCAACAAACGGTTTCCATATGCGTGACCCAGAGGATAGAAGCTTGGATTGTGACTCAGCTTTACACAGTGCTCAGAAAATCTGTATAGCTAAGAAAACTGGTGACAATGACGCCTTCGACCATTCCATGGAAGTTATTCAACAAGTTGGAAGAAATCCAGTGAGAGAGAAGCCCTACAAATACCCTGAAAGTGTTGAGCCTTTCAACCACTTTACACCTCTTGGCAAACAAAAAATAACGAAAATAGGGAAGAAACTGTATGAAAGGAAGGACTTGGGGGACCTTTTTACCCTGAGTTCATCTCTTACTGAAAACAGGAGGAATCACCCCGGAGAGAAGCTGTACAAATGTGCTGAATGTGGCAAATGTTTCAAACGGAACTGTTCGCTCCTTTTACATCACCgaactcacactggagagaaaccttacCCCTGTAATGAGTGTGGAAAATCCTTCTCCAAGAACTACAACCTGACTGTTCATCAAAGAatccacacaggagagaagccctacaCATGTGCtaagtgtgggaaagcctttagcGACGGGTCAGCTCTGACACAACACCAGAGAATTCACACGGGTGAGAAACCCTACGAATGTCTCGAGTGTGGGAAAACTTTCAACAGAAACTCATCCCTGATTTTGCATCAAAGAACCCACACGGGGGAGAAACCGTACAGATGTAACGAGTGTGGGAAGCCCTTTACAGACATCTCACACCTCACCGTGCATCTCCGAATTCACACCGGGGAGAAGCCCTACGAATGTAGCAAGTGCGGAAAGGCTTTCCGGGATGGCTCGTACCTCACCCAGCATGAGAGGgctcacactggagagaagccctTTGAATGTGTGGAGTGTGGGAAATCCTTCAATCGTAACTCACATCTCATCGTGCACCAGAAAATCCATTCCGGGGAGAAGCCTTACGAGTGTAAAGAGTGTGGGAAGACTTTCATTGAGAGCGCGTACCTCATCAGGCACCAGAGAATTCACACAGGTGAGAAGCCCTATGGCTGTGACCAGTGTCAGAAACTTTTCAGGAACATTGCTGGTCTCATCCGGCACCAGAGGACTCATACTGGTGAGAGGCCCTACGAATGTAATCAGTGTGGCAAAGCTTTCAGGGACAGCTCCTGTCTTACCAAGCACCAGAGAATTCACACCAAGGAGACCCCGTACCAGTGTCCAGAGTGTGGAAAGTCCTTCAAGCAGAATTCTCACCTCGCAGTCCATCAGAGGCTTCATAGTAGGGAGGGTCCCAGTCAATGTCCTCAGTGTGGGAAAATGTTTAGAAGGAGCTCGGCTCTGGTCCGACATCAAAGAACGCACCCTGGACAGCAACCCGTGGAACCATAA
- the LOC136331814 gene encoding zinc finger protein 135-like, whose translation MTAGHLNAGFLEQLTFEDVAVDFTQEEWGQLEPTQRTLYREVMLENFSLLVSMGHWLEKPPLIALLEQEAEPWPVDTEVARGVCPEVRERGG comes from the exons ATGACTGCTGGACACCTGAATGCCGGGTTCTTG GAGCAACTGACCTTTGAGGACGTGGCTGTGGATTTCACTCAGGAGGAATGGGGGCAGCTGGAGCCCACACAGAGGACCCTGTACCGTGAGGTCATGCTGGAGAACTTCAGTCTTCTGGTCTCCATGG GACATTGGCTCGAGAAGCCACCCCTCATCGCCTTGCTGGAGCAGGAGGCGGAGCCATGGCCGGTGGACACAGAGGTTGCACGAGGTGTGTGCCCAG aggtgagagagagaggagggtag